The region CAGCGCCTCAAGGTCATACTCCAGGTCGAAAAAGATTCCCGGCCGGGGTGTGCCGGCCAGCATCCCCTTCTTCAGCCACAGGAATCCCCGCGGGCCGAAGGAATCGCTGACGAAGCTTCGAGCAGCCTCCGGTGGTTTCGGGGCCTCGATTTCCGAGTCCAGTTCCGGCGCCCGGGCATTGGGAGACGGGACGGTACAGTTCCCGTTGCGGATGAATTCAGCAGCGACCGGAGAATCCGGCGCCGTGAAGAATTTCCCGGCATCCGTGCATTCGTGGATGACGCCACCGGCCAGCAAGGCAGTGTTCCCCCCCAGTGCGCGCGCCTGTCGTTGGTTGTGAAGTACGACCAGAATGGCTCGCCGCTCGCTTTCACGTCGGATGAAGTCGAGCAGCGGCTCACACTCCTCCTCGTCCAGCCCGGTGGTCGGTTCGTCCACGCAGATCAATCGCGGTCCGGCAGCGGCCAGCCGCAGCACAGCGAGGTGGCGCTGGACCGCCAGGGGAAGCTTGACTACGCGTTCGTCGAGGCGGTCCACCAGGGACTCCAGACCGGCCTGGGTCAGCAGCCGTTGCGCAAGTTCCCTCTGTTGCAGGCGGGTCAGGGTGTCGCGCTCGGGGAGATCGTGCACTAGGTTCTCGAACACGGTCGAGATCATCAGCCGCGCGCTTTGGGAGACCAGCACGGGCCGGTCGGTATCTCCGAGGGGATGGCCGGCGTAGGTCGCGCTGCCCCAGATTCGCACAGACGGATTGGCCGAGTTGAAGCCGGCTATGGTTCGCAGCAGGGTCGATTTGCCGGTGCCGCCGGGACCAAGAAGGACGAGGACGCCGCGGTCCGGAACCTTGAGATTCACGGAACTCAGGACGATACGGTCACCGAAGGCGACGCCGTATTCAGCGAGGGTCAGGATGTTGGTTTCGGGAGTACTGGACATGGCGGTTCCCGTTACCGATGAACACCGGGATCCAGGGATGCGAGCAGGGCCGCGAGGAGGACCTTGACGTCTTTCCTCTCCCGGGCATCGACTTCGAATACCGGTACGTTGATATCCCGTTCCGCGAGCTTGGTGTGGTAGCTGTAGAGTCCGGGCCGGGGCTTCTCATCCATGCGCGTAACGCCGATCACGACATCGTTCTTGCGAATGAAGCCGCCGAAGGCATCGAGGTAGAACTCGAGATCGGCGAGCGGATCCTCGCGCGCATTGTCGATCAACAGCACCAGCCCGATACCGCCGATGGTGAGGATGTCCCACATGAAACTGAATCGTTCCTGCCCGGGGGTACCGTACAGATGAATCTTGGAGTCCCCGGCCAGATTCAGCAGGCCATAATCCATGGCCACGGTGGTGTTGGCCTTGCGCTGTACCGTTTCATCGGTGGCCCGGGCTTCGGTTGCAGCCACAGGAATATCGCTGATGGATCCGATGGCGGTGGTTTTTCCGGCGCCGACCGGTCCCGCGAAGATGATCTTGTGTTCCATGCGCGGTCTCCTCTCTACAGGCCAGCGATCTTGTTCAGCAGCATGCCCAGCAGGGCCTGGTTGCGATGCGGTTTCAGTACCGGATCTTCCGGCTTCCGATTCAGGACGTGCGCAATACCGGCACACTGGGCGGCACTGTAGATCTGATAGATTTCGCCGGCGTCGATCTTGAGCAGGTGGCGCGCCAGCGTGATCGAGGTAGGGTGCCGGGTGAGCAGCGCCACGACACGCATGGTGTTCGGGGTGGTCGGCAGGCGGCTGAGATTGGGCCAATGACGAAACTGCACCACGTCGTCCCGGCGGCACCCTTCCATCAGCCTTCCATCACTGGCGTGGTACGCCGCATTCCACATCAGTTCGTCGATGTTGCGGCCATGGGCGGCGCCGCGCGGCAGGGCTGCCGGCTCGGTTTCCATTACGTCGACCTGGAACTCCTTGGCAGGTGTGGCGAAGAACTGCGCCGGATCCGGGAATTCAGCGATGTATTCACCGCGTTTTGGCAGGAGCAGAAGGGTGCCCCGCCCTTCCGCCGATACCCG is a window of Acidiferrobacteraceae bacterium DNA encoding:
- a CDS encoding ATP-binding cassette domain-containing protein encodes the protein MSSTPETNILTLAEYGVAFGDRIVLSSVNLKVPDRGVLVLLGPGGTGKSTLLRTIAGFNSANPSVRIWGSATYAGHPLGDTDRPVLVSQSARLMISTVFENLVHDLPERDTLTRLQQRELAQRLLTQAGLESLVDRLDERVVKLPLAVQRHLAVLRLAAAGPRLICVDEPTTGLDEEECEPLLDFIRRESERRAILVVLHNQRQARALGGNTALLAGGVIHECTDAGKFFTAPDSPVAAEFIRNGNCTVPSPNARAPELDSEIEAPKPPEAARSFVSDSFGPRGFLWLKKGMLAGTPRPGIFFDLEYDLEALRRVGVTVLVSLTEHGVDQAALEAFGIRNLWSPIPDMAAPPIEQATMLCRQIQQHIHDGDVVAVHCRAGLGRTGTVLAACLIWEGVSALDALETVRKVEPRWVQSEEQVTFLEEFASAVANDVPNNTTGASVTTEASNAPTGTYSTTA
- a CDS encoding ATP/GTP-binding protein codes for the protein MEHKIIFAGPVGAGKTTAIGSISDIPVAATEARATDETVQRKANTTVAMDYGLLNLAGDSKIHLYGTPGQERFSFMWDILTIGGIGLVLLIDNAREDPLADLEFYLDAFGGFIRKNDVVIGVTRMDEKPRPGLYSYHTKLAERDINVPVFEVDARERKDVKVLLAALLASLDPGVHR